In Chloroflexota bacterium, a single genomic region encodes these proteins:
- a CDS encoding FkbM family methyltransferase, translating to MTARPPAATSDSAAMLARSEAQLRVLHELRVEARLRPDFEAHYVGFLRALRERLHPRGVYDARTIRLANGLTFQVDLGDRLGCDVFYGYYDERFEAGLFVELLAAGQTMFDVGANFGYYAVHCAHAVGAAGAVHAFEPDPAAAALLRENACANGLDGWLTHHAAAVSDHNGATEYHLAEEAAFSGMTSTGRSAVRGVVQVPTRSLDSVAAEHGVTAIDALKIDVEGHEAKVLRGAAGLLERSPDPLVMLEVSAKNLTDEARSALTAALRPIFAAGFVGLIPDLSSGAGLRAVITPTEAASLPSANLLLVRAGGERERQLRAAVARRRSTASPLLDVEPVDADARVLRLVAGPDPEFIAAALRDKSDAEGRATTLAAEVSELRTEIGRLRAERAALRAEVRRLGSTPVGLAVRAALKLARTVVGGQR from the coding sequence ATGACCGCCCGTCCGCCAGCAGCCACCAGCGACAGCGCTGCCATGCTCGCTCGGTCGGAGGCGCAGTTGCGGGTGCTCCACGAGCTGCGCGTCGAAGCGCGTCTACGGCCAGACTTCGAGGCCCACTACGTCGGCTTCCTACGTGCCCTGCGCGAGCGCCTTCACCCGCGCGGCGTCTACGACGCTCGCACGATTCGCCTGGCGAACGGCCTGACCTTCCAGGTCGACCTGGGCGACCGGCTCGGGTGCGACGTGTTCTACGGCTACTACGATGAACGCTTTGAGGCTGGCCTGTTCGTGGAGCTGCTGGCGGCCGGCCAGACGATGTTCGACGTCGGGGCGAACTTTGGGTACTACGCCGTTCACTGCGCGCACGCCGTTGGCGCGGCAGGCGCGGTCCACGCCTTCGAGCCAGATCCCGCCGCCGCCGCCCTCCTCCGCGAAAATGCCTGTGCGAACGGGCTGGACGGCTGGCTGACGCACCACGCGGCAGCCGTCTCGGACCACAACGGCGCAACCGAGTACCACCTTGCGGAGGAAGCGGCGTTCAGCGGCATGACCTCGACGGGCCGCTCGGCGGTGCGCGGGGTCGTACAGGTGCCGACGCGCAGCCTGGACTCAGTAGCAGCCGAGCATGGCGTCACGGCAATCGATGCCCTGAAGATCGATGTGGAAGGCCATGAGGCCAAGGTCTTGCGCGGAGCGGCTGGCCTGCTCGAGCGGTCACCCGACCCGCTGGTCATGCTGGAAGTGAGCGCGAAAAACCTGACGGACGAGGCTCGAAGCGCGCTGACGGCGGCGCTGCGGCCGATCTTTGCCGCTGGTTTCGTCGGGCTGATCCCCGACCTGTCCTCTGGTGCTGGACTGCGCGCAGTCATCACGCCGACTGAGGCCGCCAGCCTCCCCAGCGCAAACCTTCTCCTGGTCCGCGCGGGCGGCGAACGCGAGCGGCAGCTCCGGGCAGCGGTCGCCAGGCGACGGTCGACTGCCTCGCCGCTCCTCGACGTCGAGCCGGTCGACGCCGACGCCCGCGTGCTCCGGCTGGTGGCGGGGCCCGATCCAGAGTTCATCGCCGCCGCCCTGCGGGACAAGTCGGACGCGGAGGGGCGGGCGACCACGCTCGCCGCCGAGGTCAGCGAGCTGCGCACTGAGATCGGGCGGCTACGGGCCGAGCGCGCCGCGCTGCGGGCTGAGGTGCGTCGTCTGGGCTCCACACCGGTCGGACTGGCCGTTCGCGCAGCGCTGAAGCTTGCGCGGACGGTGGTGGGCGGTCAGCGCTAG
- a CDS encoding ATP-binding cassette domain-containing protein: MAPQTRSLAISARGISKQYTRGQAGGWSVHGGLRGAVKALLGRAAPKKAREPDTFWALDDITFDIARGERVGIVGRNGAGKSTLLKVLSRVVFPTSGEAEIRGRLTSLLEVGTGFNENLTGRENVYLNASIHGLTRAEIDARFDEIVDFAGVRPFLDTPVKRYSSGMQMRLAFAVAAHLDPDILLLDEVLAVGDLSFQQKCLERVEGLVNEGRTLVFVSHSLDAITRFCDRCLWIDGGKLRMDGRSEQVVEVYLEELAGIRSSRDWSSGLGLPLSGLGRAPAATDSRPGDDDVRLVGARIIGTDGDERSSVPVDEPFGIEVTFDILREGNNIQPALHFKGQTDQILFVVAYTDAEWLERPPPVGRHVATAWVPAHLLNVGIIYVTVVLQTPDPFQTHCAVERAVSLNVFERFGAEGTARGLYAREFPGAVRPRLAWDTHRSVPIEDTAASAPAAEPVTP, from the coding sequence ATGGCGCCGCAGACGCGGTCGCTGGCGATCTCGGCACGGGGGATCTCGAAGCAGTACACCCGTGGACAGGCGGGCGGCTGGTCCGTCCACGGCGGCCTGCGCGGCGCGGTCAAGGCGCTGCTCGGCCGGGCCGCGCCGAAGAAGGCGCGGGAGCCTGACACGTTCTGGGCGCTCGACGACATCACGTTTGACATCGCACGGGGCGAGCGCGTCGGCATCGTGGGGCGAAACGGCGCGGGCAAATCCACGCTGCTCAAAGTGCTCTCGCGCGTCGTCTTCCCGACCTCCGGCGAGGCCGAGATTCGTGGCCGCCTGACATCCTTGTTGGAGGTCGGGACCGGCTTCAACGAGAACCTGACCGGCCGCGAGAATGTCTACCTCAACGCTTCGATTCACGGCCTCACGCGCGCCGAGATCGATGCCCGCTTCGACGAGATCGTGGACTTCGCCGGGGTGCGGCCCTTCCTGGACACGCCCGTCAAGCGCTATTCGAGCGGCATGCAGATGCGGCTGGCGTTCGCGGTGGCCGCCCACCTGGACCCTGATATCCTGTTGCTGGACGAGGTGCTGGCCGTCGGCGACCTCTCGTTCCAGCAGAAGTGCCTGGAGCGGGTGGAGGGGCTGGTCAACGAGGGCCGCACGCTGGTGTTCGTGTCGCACAGCCTGGACGCGATTACCCGCTTCTGCGACCGCTGCCTGTGGATCGACGGCGGCAAGCTGCGGATGGACGGCCGGTCCGAGCAGGTGGTCGAGGTCTACCTGGAAGAGCTGGCCGGCATCCGGTCCAGCCGCGACTGGTCGTCCGGATTGGGATTGCCGTTGTCGGGCCTCGGACGCGCGCCTGCGGCGACTGACAGCCGCCCTGGCGACGACGACGTGCGGCTCGTCGGGGCGCGGATCATCGGGACGGACGGCGACGAGCGGTCCAGCGTGCCCGTGGATGAGCCGTTCGGCATTGAAGTCACCTTCGACATCCTGCGCGAGGGCAACAACATCCAGCCTGCCCTGCACTTCAAGGGGCAGACCGACCAGATCCTGTTCGTCGTGGCCTACACGGACGCCGAGTGGCTGGAGCGCCCGCCGCCAGTCGGACGCCACGTCGCGACGGCCTGGGTCCCAGCCCACCTGCTGAATGTCGGCATCATCTACGTTACCGTGGTGCTGCAGACGCCAGACCCGTTCCAGACCCATTGCGCCGTAGAACGGGCCGTCTCCCTGAACGTCTTCGAGCGGTTCGGGGCGGAGGGCACGGCGCGTGGCCTCTACGCCCGTGAGTTTCCGGGGGCGGTGCGCCCACGCCTGGCCTGGGACACCCACCGGAGCGTTCCCATCGAGGATACCGCCGCGTCGGCCCCTGCCGCCGAGCCGGTGACCCCATGA